A single Cyprinus carpio isolate SPL01 chromosome A6, ASM1834038v1, whole genome shotgun sequence DNA region contains:
- the rab22a gene encoding ras-related protein Rab-22A, with the protein MSLRELKVCLLGDTGVGKSSIVWRFVEDSFDPNINPTIGASFMTKTVQYQNELHKFLIWDTAGQERFRALAPMYYRGSAAAIIVYDITKEESFQTLKNWVKELRQHGPPNIVVAIAGNKCDLSDAREVSEKDAKDYADSIHAIFVETSAKNAININEVFIQISQRIPVLNTDGGSAVKGFKLRRQPSESTRERTCC; encoded by the exons ATGTCGCTAAGAGAGTTGAAAGTATGCCTTCTTGGG GATACAGGGGTTGGAAAGTCAAGTATCGTGTGGAGGTTTGTGGAGGATAGTTTTGATCCCAATATTAATCCCACAATTGG AGCATCGTTTATGACAAAGACTGTGCAGTACCAAAATGAGCTTCACAAATTCCTCATCTGGGACACAGCAGGACAAGAAAGG TTTCGGGCCCTGGCTCCCATGTACTACAGAGGCTCTGCTGCGGCTATCATTGTGTATGACATCACTAAAGAG GAATCATTCCAGACACTAAAGAACTGGGTGAAGGAGCTTCGCCAGCACGGACCACCCAACATAGTGGTGGCTATCGCTGGCAACAAATGCGATCTCTCCGATGCCAG AGAGGTGTCAGAGAAGGACGCCAAGGACTATGCTGATTCCATTCATGCCATATTTGTTGAAACCAGTGCCAAAAATGCCATTAACATCAATGAGGTCTTCATTCAGATAA GTCAAAGGATCCCAGTTTTAAACACGGATGGCGGGTCTGCAGTCAAGGGCTTCAAACTTCGTCGCCAACCATCAGAGTCGACCAGGGAGCGCACTTGCTGTTGA